A part of Meleagris gallopavo isolate NT-WF06-2002-E0010 breed Aviagen turkey brand Nicholas breeding stock chromosome 28, Turkey_5.1, whole genome shotgun sequence genomic DNA contains:
- the LOC104914523 gene encoding metabotropic glutamate receptor 4-like: protein MSGASFCMERLSFCLLLSAWSWGWAPGDAAKPKGQGYPHMNSIRIDGDITLGGLFPVHGRGAEGKACGELKKEKGIHRLEAMLFALDRINNDPDLLPNITLGARILDTCSRDTHALEQSLTFVQALIEKDSTEVRCVNGGPPIITKPERVVGVIGASGSSVSIMVANILRLFKIPQISYASTAPDLSDNSRYDFFSRVVPSDTYQAQAMVDIVKALKWNYVSTLASEGSYGESGVEAFIQKSREDGEQLSPGMGTWSRKSNWIICSLYGRGRDVSGWAA from the exons ATGAGCGGGGCTTCTTTTTGCATGGAGCGTCTCTCTTTCTGCCTCCTCCTGAGTGCCTGGAGCTGGGGTTGGGCGCCCGGGGATGCCGCCAAGCCCAAGGGCCAGGGCTACCCGCACATGAACTCCATCCGCATCGACGGGGACATCACTCTCGGGGGGCTCTTCCCCGTGCACGGCCGGGGCGCTGAGGGCAAAGCCTGCGGAGAGCTGAAGAAGGAGAAGGGCATCCATCGCCTGGAGGCCATGCTCTTTGCCCTGGACCGCATCAACAACGACCCCGACCTGCTCCCCAACATCACCCTGGGTGCCCGCATCCTGGACACGTGCTCGCGGGACACGCACGCCCTGGAGCAGTCGCTGACCTTCGTGCAAGCCCTGATTGAGAAGGACAGCACCGAGGTGCGCTGCGTCAATGGTGGGCCCCCCATCATCACCAAACCTGAGCGGGTGGTCGGCGTCATCGGCGCCTCGGGCAGCTCTGTCTCCATCATGGTGGCCAACATCCTGCGGCTCTTCAAG atcccccagatcagctacgCCTCCACTGCGCCAGACCTGAGTGACAACAGCCGCTACGACTTCTTCTCCCGCGTCGTCCCATCCGACACCTACCAGGCGCAAGCCATGGTGGACATTGTCAAAGCCCTCAAGTGGAACTACGTCTCCACCCTGGCCTCCGAGGGCAGCTATGGGGAAAGTGGTGTGGAGGCCTTCATCCAGAAATCCAGGGAGGATGGTGAGCAGCTTTCTCCTGGGATGGGGACTTGGAGCAGAAAAAGCAATTGGATAATTTGCAGCTTGTATGGGAGAGGGAGGGATGTGTCtggctgggcagcctga